A segment of the Aureimonas sp. SA4125 genome:
AGGGGAGAACCGGAGAGCGGCCCGACGCCGATGATGGCGCAATATATCGAGATCAAGGCGGCCAATCCCGATTGCCTCCTGTTCTACCGGATGGGCGACTTCTACGAGCTGTTCTTCGACGACGCGGCCATCGCCTCGCGCGCCCTGGGCATCACGCTGACGAAGCGCGGCAAGCATCTGGGCGACGACATTCCGATGGCCGGCGTGCCGGTGGTGGCCGCCGACGACTATCTGCAGAAGCTGATCGGCCTGGGCCACCGGGTCGCCGTCTGCGAGCAGATCGAGGATCCCGCCGAGGCTAAGAAGCGCGGCGGCAAGTCGGTGGTGCGACGCGACGTCGTGCGCCTCGTCACCCCCGGCACGATCACCGAGGAGCGGCTGCTCGATCCCGGCCGCCCGAATTTTCTGATGAGCCTGTCCCGCCTTGGCGGCTCGGGTCTGCAGGCGGAGTTTGCGCTGGCCTGGGCGGATCTCTCGACCGGTCAATTCTCTGTCAAGACGACGTCGGCCGGCCAGCTCCTCACCGACATCCAGGCGATCGAGCCCTCCGAGATCGTCGTCGCCGACACGGTGTTTCACGACGCCGTGCTGAAGCCCGTCTTCCAGCGGCTGGGGCCCCTCGCGCGGCCCGAGCCGGCCGTGCTCTTCGACGGCGCGACGGCGGCAGCCCGGCTCTGCCGCTTCTACGACGTCGCCACTCTCGAAGGCTTTGGCGGATTCGGCCGGGCGGAGCTCTCCGCTGCCGCGGCCCTCCTCTCCTATCTGACCAAGACGCAGTTCGCCGCGCGGCCGGCCCTTGCTCGTCCGACACGCCTGGAGAGCGGCGCGATCATGCTGATCGACCCGGCGACGCGGGCAAGCCTCGAACTCACGCGCACCGGCGATGGCCAGCGCAAGGGCAGCCTCCTCGCCACCATCGACCGCACGGCCACGGGCGCCGGCTCGCGCCTCCTCGCCCAGCGCCTCGCCAGCCCTTTGACCCAGCCTGCCGCGATCCGGCGGCGGCACGATGGGGTCGCCTGCTTCGTCGCCGACGGCGCCCTGCGCGAAAACTTGCGCCAGCGCCTGAAACGACTGCCCGACACCGAGCGGGCGCTGTCGCGGCTGTCGCTGGGGCGCGCCGGTCCGCGCGACCTCGCCGCCGTCCGCGACGGCCTGATGGTGGCGGCCGAGATCGAGGCGCTCCTCGCCGGTACCGAATTGCCGGCGGAACTCCTGGAGGCCGTCGCCGGCCTGCGATCCCTGCCCATGGCGATGGCGGCGGATCTGACGGCGATGCTGGCCGATCCCGCGCCCCTCCAGAAACGCGATGGCGGATTCGTGCGCGACGGCGCGATCGAGGCGCTGGATGCCGCCCGCGCCCTGCGCGACCATTCGCGTCAGGTCATCGCCGAACTGCAGGCGCGGTATGCCGGCGAGACCGGGGTCCGCAATCTCCGGATCAAGCACAACAACGTCCTTGGCTACTTCGTCGAGGTGGCCGAGGGCCAGGCGGCGGCGCTGCAGGGAAGCGATGCCCTCAGGGCCGAATTCCAGCACCGCCAGACCATGGCCAACTGCATGCGCTTCTCGACGCTGGAGCTGTCGGATCTCGAAAGCCGCATCGCCGGGGCGGCGAGCGACGCGCTGGCGCTGGAACTCGGCGCCTTCGAGGCTGCGGCGGGCGCCGTCGTGGCGGCGGCCGGGGCGCTGCAGGCGGGCGCTGCGGCGCTGGCCGTCATCGACGTCGCGGCAGCACTGGCGGAACTGGCGGTCGCCGAGAACTGGTCGCGGCCCGAGGTCGACGACAGCCTCGCCTTCGTCATCGAGGGCGGCCGCCATCCCGTGGTGGAAGCTGCGCTGAAGGCCGGCTCGGGCACGCCTTTCGTCGCCAACGACTGCGATCTCTCGCCGCCGACCGGCGCCGGCAAGGCCGGCGCGATCTGGCTCCTGACCGGCCCGAACATGGGCGGCAAGTCGACCTTTCTGCGCCAGAACGCACTGATCGCGGTGCTCGCCCAGGCCGGCGCCTACGTGCCGGCGGCATCGGCCCATATCGGCGTCGTCGAGCGCCTCTTTTCGCGCGTCGGCGCCTCCGACGATCTGGCCGAGGGGCGCTCGACCTTCATGGTCGAGATGGTCGAGACGGCGGCGATCCTCAATCAGGCCGGACCGACGACGCTCGTCATCCTCGACGAGATCGGTCGGGGCACCGCGACCTATGACGGCCTGTCGATCGCCTTCGCCTCGGTCGAGCACCTGCACGAGGTCAACCGCTGCCGGGCGCTGTTTGCCACGCACTTTCACGAGATGACGGCGCTCTCGGCGCGCCTTAGCCGCTTGAAGAACGCCACCATGCGGGTGAAGGAATGGGAGGGAGAGGTGATCTTTCTGCACGAGGTGCGGCCCGGCGTCGCCGATCGCTCCTACGGCGTGCAGGTTGCCAAGCTCGCCGGCCTGCCCGCCTCGGTGATCGAACGCGCCCGGCAGGTCCTGGCCGAACTGGAAAAGGGCGAGCAGGGCGAGAAGCGCACCGCCTTCATCGACGACCTGCCGCTGTTTGCCGCGCTCGCCCGGCGCCCGGCGGACAAGCCGGCGGAGGCGTCGCCCGCGCTGGCGATGCTGGCCGAGATCCATCCCGACGAGATGAGCCCGCGCGAGGCGCTCGAGGTGCTCTACCGCCTGAAATCGCTCGCTTGACGCCGATCCGGCGACGTCAGGCCTCGCAAAGTCTGCCCCTTCATCCTTTGCCCGGTCGCGCTTAGCGCGGTATTTCCGCTTTCGGGAGTCCCCGATGCTGACGCAGGCTGATTCCGCCGGGGATCGAATCGACGAAGCCGGACGTTAGGGCACCGCTGCCCGTCCCGGCTCTGCGACCCATCAGCCTTCGGCATCTCGCCGTGTCTTTGGCCGGGACCCGAGATGCGACGGGGGGCCGTTTTCGACCTTCTGCCACCGGAGACCTCGGCTGATGGACGCCTATAGGCTTGACCGCTTCGTCGCGGCACAGGATCCGATCTTCGATCGGGTGCGAGAGGAACTCGCGCGAGGAAGGAAGCAAAGCCACTGGATGTGGTTCGTCTTCCCGCAAATCGCCGGCCTCGGCCGGAGCGAGATGGCGAGGGCCTACGCGCTCGGCTCGCTCGACGAGGCGCATGCCTACCTTTCTCACGAGGTGCTCGGCCCCCGGTTGCTGGAATGCACCCGGCTGGTCAACCGGATCGACGGGCGGA
Coding sequences within it:
- a CDS encoding DUF1810 domain-containing protein gives rise to the protein MMDAYRLDRFVAAQDPIFDRVREELARGRKQSHWMWFVFPQIAGLGRSEMARAYALGSLDEAHAYLSHEVLGPRLLECTRLVNRIDGRSVDEIFGSPDNMKFHSSMTLFARVPGAGPDFSAALAEYFAGIEDEATVERLA
- the mutS gene encoding DNA mismatch repair protein MutS, with the protein product MMAQYIEIKAANPDCLLFYRMGDFYELFFDDAAIASRALGITLTKRGKHLGDDIPMAGVPVVAADDYLQKLIGLGHRVAVCEQIEDPAEAKKRGGKSVVRRDVVRLVTPGTITEERLLDPGRPNFLMSLSRLGGSGLQAEFALAWADLSTGQFSVKTTSAGQLLTDIQAIEPSEIVVADTVFHDAVLKPVFQRLGPLARPEPAVLFDGATAAARLCRFYDVATLEGFGGFGRAELSAAAALLSYLTKTQFAARPALARPTRLESGAIMLIDPATRASLELTRTGDGQRKGSLLATIDRTATGAGSRLLAQRLASPLTQPAAIRRRHDGVACFVADGALRENLRQRLKRLPDTERALSRLSLGRAGPRDLAAVRDGLMVAAEIEALLAGTELPAELLEAVAGLRSLPMAMAADLTAMLADPAPLQKRDGGFVRDGAIEALDAARALRDHSRQVIAELQARYAGETGVRNLRIKHNNVLGYFVEVAEGQAAALQGSDALRAEFQHRQTMANCMRFSTLELSDLESRIAGAASDALALELGAFEAAAGAVVAAAGALQAGAAALAVIDVAAALAELAVAENWSRPEVDDSLAFVIEGGRHPVVEAALKAGSGTPFVANDCDLSPPTGAGKAGAIWLLTGPNMGGKSTFLRQNALIAVLAQAGAYVPAASAHIGVVERLFSRVGASDDLAEGRSTFMVEMVETAAILNQAGPTTLVILDEIGRGTATYDGLSIAFASVEHLHEVNRCRALFATHFHEMTALSARLSRLKNATMRVKEWEGEVIFLHEVRPGVADRSYGVQVAKLAGLPASVIERARQVLAELEKGEQGEKRTAFIDDLPLFAALARRPADKPAEASPALAMLAEIHPDEMSPREALEVLYRLKSLA